A single genomic interval of Xyrauchen texanus isolate HMW12.3.18 chromosome 40, RBS_HiC_50CHRs, whole genome shotgun sequence harbors:
- the gucy2cb gene encoding guanylyl cyclase C isoform X2, whose protein sequence is MPLFKCLEIGLNLNMPIISAGSFGLSCDFKKDLTRLLPPARKISSFFVHFWKFSDNIKPAWKTVYIYKKQNNTEDCFWYINALEVDSAHFSSSLEKRVVLRKEEELSVALASKDRDSNLFIICGTPDDIMDLKNGTMDSDNEIVFLLINLYNDCYYNGRSNAAMKNVLVLTMPNTRNYTIDTSGNNSMNDYIAAYHDAVLLFGQVMRRIWNMASSELHDMESVSINYFRNVSFKGIGGDYELDEYGDRDLIFSLIYTNNDNEYKVLYEFNTTTNHTQSVDSSPSFIWPQLHLPEDRPSIDSKGMQVQNMIVIALCTAVVGLMATLAFIFYWQNRSYRHMQKRWSHISSELIMPLELSEHNMVCLKIEEDTKTSYNLRRARYDKKIVILKELMHTDGNFSEKQRIELNALLKIDYYNLTKFYGTVKFNKVFGVFEYGERGSLRNVLDNKISYPEETFMDWQYKISVMYDIANGMSYLHASNIAVHGRLKSTNCVVDNRMVVKIADFGFNTIFSPSKDLWTAPEHLRKPGFSQKGDVYSFAIISQEIMMRKCTFYTSTCSDHAEKLARVQYPSLTPFFRPDLNFENAGDKEQEVCMLIRNCWDEDPDRRPDFKKIEITLRKIVSLDNQANESYMENLIRRLQMYSCNLERLVEERTALYKAERDRADYLNFMLLPGPVVRSLKETGKVEPELFDEVTIYFSDIVGFTSLCHYSTPMEVVDMLNDIYKNFDSILDNHDVYKVETIGDAYMVVSGLPRRNGNRHAMDICHMALDILAFMGTFQLRHLPGLPVWIRIGVHSGPCAAGVVGIKMPRYCLFGDTVNTASRMESTGLPLRIHVSQSTISILQRTDCKFEYKKRGETYLKGKGKETTYWLTGVTGQDYNLPTPPTAENFQHLQQDLAQMIKTCLEKRPTSMRKRKTLSTSHKVLMVEAEMEFIEQPEYLHLAIGDSLSTYL, encoded by the exons ATGCCACTTTTCAAATG TTTGGAGATTGGCCTGAACCTTAATATGCCCATCATCTCAGCAGGAAGCTTTGGACTGTCTTGTGACTTCAAGAAAGATCTGACTCGCCTTTTGCCTCCAGCACGAAAAATCTCTAGCTTCTTTGTTCACTTTTGGAAGTTCAGTGATAATATCAAGCCTGCATGGaaaacagtgtatatatacaagAAACAGAATAACACAGAGGACTGTTTCTG GTACATAAATGCTCTTGAGGTTGATTCAGCCCACTTTTCATCCAGTTTAGAGAAACGAGTGGTTCTGCGAAAAGAGGAAGAGCTAAGTGTGGCTTTAGCAAGCAAAGACCGGGACAGTAACC ttttcATTATATGTGGCACACCTGATGACATAATGGATCTGAAGAATGGCACTATGGATTCTGATAATGAAATTGTTTTTCTTCTGATTAACCTTTACAA TGACTGTTATTACAATGGGAGATCTAACGCTGCTATGAAGAATGTCCTGGTGCTAACAATGCCAAACACAAGAAATTACACCATTGATACTTCTGGTAACAACTCG ATGAATGATTATATTGCGGCATATCATGATGCAGTGCTGCTATTTGGGCAGGTGATGAGGAGGATCTGGAACATGGCCTCTTCAGAACTTCATGATATGGAGAGCGTCAGCATCAACTACTTCAGAAATGTGTCATTCAAAG GTATTGGTGGAGATTATGAGCTGGATGAATATGGTGACAGGGATCTGATATTTTCTTTGATCTACACAAACAATGACAATGAG TACAAAGTTCTTTACGAGTTCAACACTACCACCAACCATACTCAATCAGTGGACAGCAGTCCTTCCTTTATTTGGCCTCAACTCCATCTACCTGAAGACCGTCCATCAATAGATTCCAAAG gCATGCAAGTCCAGAATATGATTGTCATTGCATTGTGTACTGCTGTTGTGGGATTGATGGCTACACTTGCCTTCATCTTTTACTG GCAAAACAGATCTTATCGACACATGCAGAAAAGATGGTCACACATCTCCTCAGAGCTCATTATGCCTCTAGAGTTGAGTGAGCACAATATGGTCTGTCTGAAG ATTGAGGAAGACACTAAAACAAGTTACAACTTGCGTCGTGCTCGTTATGATAAAAAG aTTGTGATCCTTAAGGAGTTGATGCACACAGATGGCAACTTCTCCGAGAAACAGAGGATCGAGCTTAATGCG CTCTTGAAAATTGATTATTACAACCTGacaaaattctatgggacagTCAAGTTTAACAAAGTTTTTGGAGTGTTCGAGTATGGAGAGAGGGGATCCCTCAGA aatGTGCTTGATAATAAGATTTCATACCCAGAAGAGACCTTCATGGACTGGCAGTATAAGATTTCTGTCATGTATGACATTGCCAAT GGCATGTCTTATCTCCATGCAAGTAACATTGCAGTCCATGGGCGACTTAAATCCACTAACTGTGTGGTTGACAACCGAATGGTAGTGAAGATTGCAGACTTTGGCTTTAATACAATTTTCAGTCCCAGTAAAG ATCTGTGGACAGCACCTGAACACTTGCGGAAACCAGGGTTCTCTCAGAAAGGGGATGTCTACAGCTTTGCCATAATTTCCCAGGAAATCATGATGAGGAAGTGCACATTCTACACAAGCACCTGCTCTGATCATGCTG AGAAGCTGGCCAGAGTGCAATATCCTAGTCTGACCCCTTTCTTCAGACCTGATCTAAACTTTGAGAATGCAGGTGATAAAGAACAGGAG GTGTGCATGCTAATCAGAAATTGTTGGGATGAGGACCCAGATAGAAGACCAGACTTCAAAAAGATAGAAATCACTCTACGAAAGATTGTCAG TCTGGACAACCAGGCAAATGAGAGCTACATGGAGAACCTGATTCGTCGGCTGCAGATGTATTCCTGTAACCTTGAGCGACTGGTTGAGGAACGCACCGCTCTGTACAAGGCTGAACGAGACCGAGCAGACTACCTGAACTTCATGCTTCTGCCTGG ACCAGTTGTGCGCTCTCTAAAGGAAACAGGAAAAGTGGAGCCTGAGCTCTTTGACGAGGTCACCATCTACTTCAGTGACATTGTGGGCTTCACCTCACTGTGCCACTACAGCACTCCCATGGAGGTGGTGGACATGCTCAATGACATCTACAAAAACTTTGACAGCATCCTTGACAATCATGATGTCTACAAG GTGGAGACGATTGGTGATGCATACATGGTGGTGTCTGGTCTGCCTCGGCGGAATGGAAACAGGCATGCAATGGACATCTGCCACATGGCACTGGATATCCTGGCCTTCATGGGCACATTTCAGTTACGCCATCTGCCTGGCCTGCCCGTGTGGATCCGCATCGGTGTGCACTCAG GGCCCTGTGCTGCTGGGGTAGTGGGAATTAAGATGCCCAGATACTGTCTGTTTGGAGACACTGTGAACACAGCGTCTCGCATGGAGTCCACAGGTCTAC CTTTACGAATCCATGTAAGTCAGTCAACTATCAGCATTCTCCAGCGGACAGACTGCAAATTTGAGTATAAAAAGAGAGGAGAAACATACTTAAAG GGTAAAGGAAAAGAGACAACATACTGGTTGACGGGAGTAACAGGGCAGGATTATAATCTGCCAACACCACCAACAGC